A section of the Pristiophorus japonicus isolate sPriJap1 chromosome 4, sPriJap1.hap1, whole genome shotgun sequence genome encodes:
- the c4h5orf24 gene encoding UPF0461 protein C5orf24 homolog, with translation MKIAMGTTPPSSGATGILLLLLLLLLLRWYCWLDLQRLSPHDGQVVQHAADHDTYGDPLRVLQDATRAVQLVSICVRDGMNYREMMHPVGCSNTGCCEPEKEVTLSADDVSSDDQFDLCSQPDKLYGNSYKPISCVKQESLEEPNSQMGVGRNAEAQNDLKRRKNIFRAGKRGRPSGTTKAAGYRTSTGRPLGTTKAAGFKTSPGRPLGTTKAAGYRVSPGRPPVFNRQKQDRGKTQQPES, from the exons GATTGCGATGGGGACGACACCTcccagctctggggcgacggggatcctcctcctcctcctcctcctcctcctcctcaggtggtactgctggctcgacctccagcggctgtcccctcatgatggccaggttgtgcagcatgcagcagaccacgacactTATGGAGATCCGTTGAGAGTACTGCAagatgccaccagagcagtccag CTGGTCTCCATTTGTGTGAGGGACGGTATGAATTACAGAG AAATGATGCATCCAGTTGGGTGCAGTAACACTGGCTGCTGTGAGCCTGAGAAGGAGGTGACCCTCAGTGCTGATGATGTGAGCAGCGATGACCAGTTTGACTTGTGTTCTCAACCGGACAAACTTTATGGAAACAGCTACAAGCCGATAAGCTGCGTAAAACAAGAATCGTTGGAGGAGCCGAATTCTCAAATGGGTGTTGGAAGAAATGCAGAAGCCCAGAATGACCTGAAAAGAAGGAAAAACATTTTCCGAGCGGGGAAACGAGGAAGACCATCAGGGACAACGAAAGCTGCCGGGTACAGAACCAGTACAGGCCGACCTTTGGGAACAACAAAGGCAGCTGGGTTTAAGACCAGCCCGGGCAGGCCCTTAGGCACTACCAAGGCAGCGGGATACCGGGTCAGCCCAGGAAGGCCCCCAG